The Streptococcus oralis region CCTGTAGGATGAAGTCTAGAATTTATTGTTCTAACATTAGCATAATCATTCGGATACTTTCCAGCTTTTTTGGCTTTTACTTGATGTCTTGATACTACTGTTTGAGCTTGAAAAATCTCAACATCTTCACCGCCATTTTTTTCAAGGATTAATTCATATGAGCTATAGTCTTCCTCTTTTTCTACAAGTTTTCTAAGTTCAGTTAGTGCCAAAAATATCCCAACTTTTCCTTGATGGTTATACCCACTCCAACTTGAAGTGGCATTTCGCCTATCATAATTCATTACTTTATCCTTCAACTCTATTAATTTCTCTTGTATCTTACTCCACTTTTAAAATAATAGCCTTTAGAAAACAACCACTACAAATATATCAATATTCCTAAAGTCATCAAGCTAGTTAACAAATTCTGATTCTATCACACACTCCAAAGTCCTCAATTCCCATCATTTTCAAGCCCCCTCAATCAAGATAGTTAATCTTACCAGCTTTAACTTTTTAAAAGCATTGCTATTTTTCTAATTTTATTTAAAACAAATCATCAAACAAACTCAACTGGTTATCCTCTGGCATATTGCCGAGAATCCCCATTTCATCCATCTTTTCAACCAAGGTTGATGACAGTCCACCACGCTTGCGCAGTTCTGTCTTAGAGAGGAACTCACCCTCTTCACGCGCACGCACCAACTGCTTAGCAACGTTCTCTCCCAGACCATCCATTGCTACAAATGGTGGGATGAGGGTATCTCCATCAATGATGAATTCAGTCGCATCACTACGATATAGGTCTAACTTTCCAAACTTGAAACCACGTTCCCACATTTCATTGACAATCTCAAGAGTTGTATAGAGGTCAATTTCCACATTAGAGGCTTCATTATTCTTCCGTTTTTCAGCGATTTCTTCCATTCTACGCTTAATGGCATCCAAGCCCGCACCCATGGTCTTGATATCAAAAGCCTTAGCGCGGATTGAAAAGTAAGCACAGTAATAATAAATGGGATGGTGAACCTTGAAGTAGGCTACACGCAAGGCCATCATAACGTAGGCTGCCGCGTGGGCTTTGGGGAACATATACTTGATTTTTCCACAAGATTCGATATACCACTCTGGCACCTTATTGGCCTTCATGGCTTCGATATAGCCATTTCTCTCCTCTTCGGAAATCTTCAGCCACAAGCCCTTACGTACCCGTTCCATGATGGTAAAGGCCATCTTAGGCTCGAGACCAGCATGCATGAGGTAAACCATGATGTCGTCCCGACAACCGATAACAGTTGATAGGTCCGCAATCCCTTGCTTAATCAAATCCTGGGCATTTCCTAACCACACATCGGTACCGTGGGACAGACCAGACAGCTGAAGCAACTCCGCAAAAGTCGTTGGATGCGTCTCATCTACCATCCCACGTACAAAGTTGGTTCCAAATTCTGGAATCCCCAGCATACCCGTCGGCGTCCCGATTTGCTCCGGCGTCACGCCAAGCACATCCGTCCCAGAAAAGAGGGCCATCACGCCTTCATCATCCATAGGAATTTCATTAGGGTCAATCCCAGACAAATCCTGCAATTTCCGAATCATGGTCGGATCATCATGACCCAGCACATCGAGTTTGAGGACGTTCTCATCGATATCGTGGAAGTTAAAGTGAGTGGTCTGCCATTCAGCCGTCACGTCATCCGCTGGATACTGAACAGGAGTAAAGTCGTAGACATCCATGTAGTTAGGAATAACAACGATTCCTCCTGGGTGTTGTCCTGTTGTCCGCTTAACACCAGCAGCGCCTTGAGCAAGGCGTTCCACTTCTGCATCACGATAAAATTTCCCATAGTCCCGCTCATAGCCCTTTACAAAGCCATAAGCGGTCTTAGCAGCTACCGTACCAACCGTTCCTGCACGGAAGGCATATTCCTCACCAAAGATATCACGCACATCCAAGTGGGCGCTAGGCTGGTCTTCCCCCGAGAAGTTCAAGTCAATATCGGGAACCTTATCTCCATCAAAACCAAGGAAGGTCTCAAACGGAATATCCTGACCATTCTTGCTGAGTTTGTGGCCACAGTTTGGACAGTCCTTATTAGGCATATCAAAACCTGAACCATAAGAACCATCGGTGATAAACTCACTATACTGACACTGACCACAGACATAGTGAGGAGAGAGAGGATTAACCTCCGTAATCCCAATCATAGTCGCAACGAAACTAGAACCAACAGATCCACGGGAACCAACCAAGTAACCCCGTTCATTGGAACGTTGCACTAGCATCTGCGAAGCCAGATAAATCACAGCAAATCCATTCCCCAGTATGGATGTTAATTCTTTCTCAATCCGCAAATCAACAATATCTGGCAGCGGATTTCCATAAATCTCAAAAGCTTTCTTATAGGTCAGCTCAGCAACCGTTTCTTCAGCCTTGTCAATGAAAGGAGTGTACAAGTCACCCTTAACCACCTCAACAGGTTCAAAAATTTCTGCTAAGGCATTGGGATTATCAATAACTAGCTTGTGTGCTAGCTCCTCTCCTAAGAAAGCAAATTCATCCAACATCTCATTAGTCGTTCTAAAATGAGCCTTCGGTAGCGGTGCTGGTTGGGCATGTTCACCATGACCGATGGTTCGGTTAATCATAGCCCCCTGTCCCAAACTACGGACAATAATTTCACGGTAAATCTCTTCTTCCGGTTCGATATAATGGACATTTCCAGTAGCTAGAACAGGCTTGCCAAGACGGTCCCCAACCTCTATCAAACTCCTGATAATAGTCTGGAGTTCCTCCATATCCTTAACCTGCTCCTTGGCAATCAAAGGAGCATATATAGCTGGTGGCATAATCTCGATAAAGTCATAATACTTGGCCACCTCGACCGCCGCATCCACACCTTGGGAAACGACAGCATCAAAAACTTCACCCTCAGAGCAAGCTGACCCTAAAATCAAGCCTTCTCGATGGGCATCTAGAACTGTTCTCGGAATCCGTGGAACTCCTTCAAAGTACTTAGTATTAGACAAAGAAACTAGTTTAAAAATATTTTTTAGACCAACTTGATTCTTGACATAAATAGTCGCATGCTTGATTCGAGCTTTTTTATAAGAATCAGGACTAATCAAATCAATGTTTAGTCTAGCTAGGTCGGTCACACCATGTTTGTCTGCTACCTCTTTGATAAAGATGAAAAGCAGACGACCAGTCGCTTCCGCATCGTAGTTGGCCATGTGGTGGTGTTCCAGTGCAACACCAAAACGCTTGGTCAAAGGGCCCAAACCATGACGTTTATACTCAGGATAGAGATTTCTAGCAAACTCGAGCGTATCGATGACTGGCTGGCTAATCTTAGGCAGACCATGACGCTCATAATTAGCGTTCATAAAGCCAACGTCAAAGGTAGCATTGTGGGCAACTAGGACTGTATCCCTGCAAAATTCTTGGAATTCTAGTAAAACTTGTTCTAGCGGTTTGGCATTTTTGACATGATCATCTGTAATACCTGTCAACTCAGTAGTAAAGGTTGACAAGGGATGCCCAGGATTGATAAATTCATCAAATTCGGCAATAACATTCCCCTTGTACATTTTAGAGGCCGCAACCTGAATCAAGTCATTATAGATAGCTGAAAGTCCCGTCGTTTCCACGTCAAAGACCACATAGGTTGCCTCCGACAAGTCCATCTCCACTTCGTTGTAAACGATAGGGACACGGTCCTCCACGATATTGGCTTCCATTCCATAGATCAGTTGAATTCCAGCTTTCTTAGCTGCCTTGTAGCCATGTGGGAAGGACTGAACGTTCCCATGGTCCGTGATGGCAACCGCCTTGTGTCCCCACTTAGCAGCTGTCGCAACTATCTCCTCTACCTCTGGTAGAGCATCCATAGTCGACATGTTAGTATGAGCATGAAACTCAACGCGACGCTCCCCTTCTGGCATCAAATCCTTCCGCTCATAGTGAACAACTTCCTGCACGTCCTGCACGTTCATTGTCAAATCGCGTGTGAAGTTATTCATCTCCACATTTCCACGAACACGGAGCCAAGAATTCTTCTTAATGATGTCAAACTTCTGAGCCTCTTCTTCATTCTTAACCCATTTTTGCATTGAAAAACTTGAAGTGTAGTCTGTCATTTTAAAGTTGATCAAAACGCGACCAGTTCTGGTCACTTTATGCTCCACATCAAAAACAACCCCTTCAAAGACCAGACGATTTTCCTCAGTCGTCACGTCGATCATCTGGGTAACTTCAGCCTTATCTAGTTTAGGCTTGGCCGCAGCCTTTTTAGCCTGAAAATCAAAGGCTGGCTTCTCTTCTACTGGAGGAGGAGCCATTTGTTCCAGTTGCTCCATAGCCCGGAGCGCTTCCTCATTGGCAGCTTGAACAATCTGTTCATTCTCCGTATGAAAGGCTTCCTTCTGCTCTTGTGTAAGGACGTCGTTTTTTTCTATGTGACATACAAAGACTGGGAAACCAAATCTTTCAAGTTGTTTCGCAAGATTAGGAAGATGATTCTTCTTAAAGTGCTCCTTATCAATCGCCTCTGAGCCTTCAATAATGAGTTGATTTCCTTCCGCACGAATGTTTAAATTCTGGTAAAGAGATTTAAACCCCTGACTTGCACATGGACCTTCAGAAAAAGCCTCTCTATAGTAGGCCTGCAAGAGTTCATTAGAGAATTCTTGAGAAAGAGCCTTGATTTCGAAAACACCTCGGTTTCCTGTCTTAGAAAATTCTTCACCAAGCCCTTTCTTTAACTCTAAAAAGATTTCAATCGGTAAAATATTAGAAAATACAAAATGAAATTCCCAAATCTTACTAATTTTATGAACCACAACACGCTCAATTCTGGCATCAACAAGAGCAGGATCCCGTCTCAATTGATCAGAGATTCCTAGTTGATTCATTAAAATTTCAAACTTACTTGCCATTCATTTTCCTCACATTATTCTCTTACTATTTTACCATAATTAAAGAAAATATATGACTAGTACCATTCCTTAAGCACTGCTAGTTTACACAAATTTGTTCCGTAAACAAAAAAAGAAGACTCTCAGAATCTCCTTAGTAAATAAAAAAAAAGATACCCTTAAGTATCCTCGTAATCAATCGGGAAGACAGGATTCGAACCTGCGACACCTTGGTCCCAAACCAAGTACTCTACCAAGCTGAGCTACTTCCCGCGTTAAATAAAAAAATGCACCCTAGAGGAGTCGAACCTCTAACCGCCTGATTCGTAGTCAGGTACTCTATCCAGTTGAGCTAAGGGTGCTCATCAATATATGCCGAGGACCGGAATCGAACCGGTACGATCGTTACCAATCGCAGGATTTTAAGTCCTGTGCGTCTGCCAGTTCCGCCACCCCGGCCTCTCTAAGCGAACGACGGGATTCGAACCCGCGACCCCCACCTTGGCAAGGTGGTGTTCTACCACTGAACTACGTTCGCATCGACCTCTTATTCTATATAAAAAAATGCCGGCTACATGACTTGAACACGCGACCCTCTGATTACAAATCAGATGCTCTACCAACTGAGCTAAGCCGGCTGATTTCTATTATGCGGGTTAAGGGACTTGAACCCCCACGCCGTTAAGCGCCAGATCCTAAATCTGGTGCGTCTGCCAATTCCGCCAAACCCGCAAATATGACCCGTACTGGGCTCGAACCAGTGACCCATTGATTAAAAGTCAATTGCTCTACCAACTGAGCTAACGAGTCTAAAATAACTTCCGTTATCTTAAACGGTCCCGACGGGAATCGAACCCGCGATCTTCGCCGTGACAGGGCGACGTGATAACCGCTACACTACGGGACCTATGGGAGTTAACGGGATCGAACCGCTGACCCTCTGCTTGTAAGGCAGATGCTCTCCCAGCTGAGCTAAACTCCCAAAGGGCGGAGTCTAGCTCAGCCAACGGTAAGAAACTTCGTTTCTCTCATCCGCCGATTGTAATTTCGATTTCCTCTCAATTACAACTAAGCTAAACTCCCTCGAGCTAAGCGACTTCCATATCTCACAGGGGGCAACCCCCAACTACTTCCGGCGTTCTAGGGCTTAACTGCTGTGTTCGGCATGGGTACAGGTGTATCTCCTAGGCTATCGTCACTTAACTCTGAGTAATACCTACTCAAAATTGAATATCTATCAAATACCAAGAAAACCTTCGCTTTCGTATTCTCAGTTACTTTGGATAAGTCCTCGAGCTATTAGTATTAGTCCGCTACATGTGTCGCCACACTTCCACTTCTAACCTATCTACCTGATCATCTCTCAGGGCTCTTACTGATATAAAATCATGGGAAATCTCATCTTGAGGTGGGTTTCACACTTAGATGCTTTCAGCGTTTATCCCTTCCCTACATAGCTACCCAGCGATGCCTTTGGCAAGACAACTGGTACACCAGCGGTAAGTCCACTCTGGTCCTCTCGTACTAGGAGCAGATCCTCTCAAATTTCCTACGCCCGCGACGGATAGGGACCGAACTGTCTCACGACGTTCTGAACCCAGCTCGCGTGCCGCTTTAATGGGCGAACAGCCCAACCCTTGGGACCGACTACAGCCCCAGGATGCGACGAGCCGACATCGAGGTGCCAAACCTCCCCGTCGATGTGAACTCTTGGGGGAGATAAGCCTGTTATCCCCAGGGTAGCTTTTATCCGTTGAGCGATGGCCCTTCCATACGGAACCACCGGATCACTAAGCCCGACTTTCGTCCCTGCTCGAGTTGTAGCTCTCGCAGTCAAGCTCCCTTATACCTTTACACTCTGCGAATGATTTCCAACCATTCTGAGGGAACCTTTGGGCGCCTCCGTTACCTTTTAGGAGGCGACCGCCCCAGTCAAACTGCCCGTCAGACACTGTCTCCGATAGGGATAACCTATCCGGGTTAGAGTGGCCATAACACAAGGGTAGTATCCCAACAACGTCTCCTTCGAAACTGGCGTCCCGATCTCATAGACTCCTACCTATCCTGTACATGTGGTACAGACACTCAATATCAAACTGCAGTAAAGCTCCATGGGGTCTTTCCGTCCTGTCGCGGGTAACCTGCATCTTCACAGGTACTAAAATTTCACCGAGTCTCTCGTTGAGACAGTGCCCAAATCATTACGCCTTTCGTGCGGGTCGGAACTTACCCGACAAGGAATTTCGCTACCTTAGGACCGTTATAGTTACGGCCGCCGTTTACTGGGGCTTCAATTCATACCTTCGCTTACGCTAAGCACTCCTCTTAACCTTCCAGCACCGGGCAGGCGTCACCCCCTATACATCATCTTACGATTTAGCAGAGAGCTGTGTTTTTGATAAACAGTTGCTTGGGCCTATTCACTGCGGCTGACCTAAAGTCAGCACCCCTTCTCCCGAAGTTACGGGGTCATTTTGCCGAGTTCCTTAACGAGAGTTCTCTCGCTCACCTGAGGCTACTCGCCTCGACTACCTGTGTCGGTTTGCGGTACGGGTAGAGTATGTTTAAACGCTAGAAGCTTTTCTTGGCAGTGTGACGTCACTAACTTCGCTACTAAACTTCGCTCCCCATCACAGCTCAATGTTATAGATATAAGCATTTGACTCATATCACACCTCACTGCTTAGACAGACACTTCCATTCGTCTGCTTTAGTTAGCCTACTGCGTCCCTCCATCACTACATACTCTAGTACAGGAATATCAACCTGTTGTCCATCGGATACACCTTTCGGTCTCTCCTTAGGTCCCGACTAACCCAGGGCGGACGAGCCTTCCCCTGGAAACCTTAGTCTTACGGTGGACAGGATTCTCACCTGTCTTTCGCTACTCATACCGGCATTCTCACTTCTATGCGTTCCAGCACTCCTCACGGTATACCTTCTTCACACATAGAACGCTCTCCTACCATACCTATAAAGGTATCCACAGCTTCGGTAAATTGTTTTAGCCCCGGTACATTTTCGGCGCAGGGTCACTCGACTAGTGAGCTATTACGCACTCTTTGAATGAATAGCTGCTTCTAAGCTAACATCCTAGTTGTCTGTGCAACCCCACATCCTTTTCCACTTAACAATTATTTTGGGACCTTAGCTGGTGGTCTGGGCTGTTTCCCTTTCGACTACGGATCTTAGCACTCGCAGTCTGACTGCCGACCATAATTCATTGGCATTCGGAGTTTATCTGAGATTGGTAATCCGGGATGGACCCCTCACCCAAACAGTGCTCTACCTCCAAGAATCTTGATGTCGACGCTAGCCCTAAAGCTATTTCGGAGAGAACCAGCTATCTCCAAGTTCGTTTGGAATTTCTCCGCTACCCACAAGTCATCCAAGCACTTTTCAACGTGCCCTGGTTCGGTCCTCCAGTGCGTCTTACCGCACCTTCAACCTGCTCATGGGTAGGTCACATGGTTTCGGGTCTACGACATGATACTAAGGCGCCCTATTCAGACTCGGTTTCCCTGCGGCTCCGTCTCTTCAACTTAACCTCGCATCATATCGTAACTCGCCGGTTCATTCTACAAAAGGCACGCTCTCACCCATTAACGGGCTCGAACTTGTTGTAGGCACACGGTTTCAGGTTCTATTTCACTCCCCTCCCGGGGTGCTTTTCACCTTTCCCTCACGGTACTGGTTCACTATCGGTCACTAGGGAGTATTTAGGGTTGGGAGATGGTCCTCCCAGATTCCGACGGGATTTCACGTGTCCCGCCGTACTCAGGATACTGCTAGGTACAAAGACTATTTTAAATACGAGGCTATTACTCTCTTTGGCTGATCTTCCCAAATCATTCTTCTATAATCTTTGAGTCCACATTGCAGTCCTACAACCCCGAAGAGTAAACTCTTCGGTTTGCCCTCCTGCCGTTTCGCTCGCCGCTACTAAGGCAATCGCTTTTGCTTTCTCTTCCTGCAGCTACTTAGATGTTTCAGTTCACTGCGTCTTCCTCCTCACATCCTTAACAGATGCGGGTAACAGGTAGTACCTGTTGGGTTCCCCCATTCGGAAATCCCTGGATCATCGCTTACTTACAGCTACCCAAGGCATATCGTCGTTTGTCACGTCCTTCTTCGGCTCCTAGTGCCAAGGCATCCACCGTGCGCCCTTATTAACTTAACCTTATTTTTTGACCTTTCAGTCATAAACTCTTTTAATACTACAGCGTTTCGGTTTATTTTCTTGTTACTATTTGATATAGATATTCAATTTTCAATGTGCATTACTTGGTGATCTCTCACCAATGGAGCCTAGCGGGATCGAACCGCTGACCTCCTGCGTGCAAAGCAGGCGCTCTCCCAGCTGAGCTAAGGCCCCACAAGACCTCTCAAGACTAAACAAGACCAATGTGCAGTTCCTTATCCTTAGAAAGGAGGTGATCCAGCCGCACCTTCCGATACGGCTACCTTGTTACGACTTCACCCCAATCATCTATCCCACCTTAGGCGGCTGGCTCCTAAAAGGTTACCTCACCGACTTCGGGTGTTACAAACTCTCGTGGTGTGACGGGCGGTGTGTACAAGGCCCGGGAACGTATTCACCGCGGCGTGCTGATCCGCGATTACTAGCGATTCCGACTTCATGTAGGCGAGTTGCAGCCTACAATCCGAACTGAGACTGGCTTTAAGAGATTAGCTTGCCGTCACCGGCTTGCGACTCGTTGTACCAGCCATTGTAGCACGTGTGTAGCCCAGGTCATAAGGGGCATGATGATTTGACGTCATCCCCACCTTCCTCCGGTTTATTACCGGCAGTCTCGCTAGAGTGCCCAACTGAATGATGGCAACTAACAATAGGGGTTGCGCTCGTTGCGGGACTTAACCCAACATCTCACGACACGAGCTGACGACAACCATGCACCACCTGTCACCTCTGTCCCGAAGGAAAACTCTATCTCTAGAGCGGTCAGAGGGATGTCAAGACCTGGTAAGGTTCTTCGCGTTGCTTCGAATTAAACCACATGCTCCACCGCTTGTGCGGGCCCCCGTCAATTCCTTTGAGTTTCAACCTTGCGGTCGTACTCCCCAGGCGGAGTGCTTAATGCGTTAGCTGCGGCACTAAACCCCGGAAAGGGTCTAACACCTAGCACTCATCGTTTACGGCGTGGACTACCAGGGTATCTAATCCTGTTTGCTCCCCACGCTTTCGAGCCTCAGCGTCAGTTACAAGCCAGAGAGCCGCTTTCGCCACCGGTGTTCCTCCATATATCTACGCATTTCACCGCTACACATGGAATTCCACTCTCCCCTCTTGCACTCAAGTTAAACAGTTTCCAAAGCGTACTATGGTTAAGCCACAGCCTTTAACTTCAGACTTATCTAACCGCCTGCGCTCGCTTTACGCCCAATAAATCCGGACAACGCTCGGGACCTACGTATTACCGCGGCTGCTGGCACGTAGTTAGCCGTCCCTTTCTGGTAAGATACCGTCACAGTGTGAACTTTCCACTCTCACACTCGTTCTTCTCTTACAACAGAGCTTTACGATCCGAAAACCTTCTTCACTCACGCGGCGTTGCTCGGTCAGACTTCCGTCCATTGCCGAAGATTCCCTACTGCTGCCTCCCGTAGGAGTCTGGGCCGTGTCTCAGTCCCAGTGTGGCCGATCACCCTCTCAGGTCGGCTATGTATCGTCGCCTTGGTGAGCCGTTACCTCACCAACTAGCTAATACAACGCAGGTCCATCTGGTAGTGATGCAATTGCACCTTTTAAGCAAATGTCATGCAACATCTACTCTTATGCGGTATTAGCTATCGTTTCCAATAGTTATCCCCCGCTACCAGGCAGGTTACCTACGCGTTACTCACCCGTTCGCAACTCATCCAGAGAAGCAAGCTCCTCCTTCAGCGTTCTACTTGCATGTATTAGGCACGCCGCCAGCGTTCGTCCTGAGCCAGGATCAAACTCTCATTAAAAGTTTGAGTTCTCACTCATTTCTGTCACTGACAGATTTATTGTTTTTTCATTGTTCAGTACTATAACCTCAGTTATAGTGCCCTGCACATTGGTTCGTCTTGTTCAGTTTTCAAAGGTCTTTGTCACTCATTCTCTCTCAAGCGACAACTATATTAGTATATCACAGCTACCTGTCTCTGTCAACAGATTTTTTAAACTTTTTTCAAGTTTTTTTAACCGCAATACACCATAGTCCGTACGGGATTCGAACCCGTGTTACCGCCGTGAAAAGGCGGTGTCTTAACCCCTTGACCAACGGACCTGAGCTTTTCAACTCTTTCTATTATACCTACTTTTTTACCTTTGTCAAGGACTTTTTTCCTCTTTACCGAAATTCTGAAAAGATAGGGGAAAGTTCTCTCAGGAGAGCTTTACGTCCTCTAAAGACTTCCCCTCCCATGAGACGGTCTATTAATTCTTGTTTTTCCATACTCTGCTTTGATTTGTAATTCTTTAGAAGTTCGTGAAAGAGATAATAATCGTCCAACCTGAGTCCTTTTTCTCCTAGACGATGGCTAATCTCACTCACCTCTTCATAGGGTTCTTTGTCAAAACGGCGCTTGTGGCTTTCCTGTTTACGGATGTAATCTAGGATACGATTTCTAAACTTTGTTTTAAAGCAGACATAAAGTCGATGGCGCTCCCCCTCTAGTAACTCTGGATTGCGACTCACCAGCTCATACAGACATAACATGCCTTCCTGGTCCCAGTCCTCTTTCTCCCACAGATGCAAATGATAATCTTTGCGACACTTATGGACGATTCCCTTACTTTCTTCATATAAGTCTTTTAGATTCATAGACCTCTCCTTTCTGCATTTAGTTTAGCAAAATGCGCGAGTCCATGGGTCTACTTCCTCTGTTTTATACTTCTTCCTCCCTCAACGGCACATAAAAAGAGAGGCACAGCCTCTCTGGGGTTATAATTCTGCAATTTGGTTGAGATTCACTTCTGCAATCGTATCATTACCAAACATAGAGATAATCATCTTCACTTTGTTGTTATCAATTTCAGTAATTTTACCTGTGTAGTCTGCAAAAGCGCCATCAATAATGCGGACTGTCTGGCCAACTTCAACATCAATATCGAACTCTTGAACAGTTTGTCCCATTGAAACCAGAATATCACGGATTTCTTGTTCCAAAAGTGGAGTTGGTTTTGATCTGTTACCGTGTGAGCCGACGAATCCTGTTACGTTAGGTGTGTTTCGAACGACGAACCATGCTTCATCGGTCATGACCATTTCTACAAGGACATAACCTGGAAAGCGATTCTCTTCAATTTCCTTTTTCTTTCCATTTTTCTCAACTTGCACGGTTTGTGTTGGAATCTCAACGCGAAGAATATTATCCAACATGTTATATGTTTGCGCACGTTGCAATAGATTTTCTTTTACCTTATTTTCATAGCCAGAATAAGTTTGTAGAACAAACCATCCCTTGTCAAAACTATCCATGATATTTCCTTTCATACATATATAGAAGAAAGCTAGCAGAAGTTCTCCACTTTTCTTCTAAAAAATGTTAATAAATCGAATCAAACCTGATACAATCAGCTGGTCAAAAATGTAAATGATGACCACAAAGAAGGCTGTATATTCCATAATAGAGCGAAAATCTCTCCAGCTTTCTTTGCGAGTTGGCCAAGTTGTTTCTTTAAGAAGTTTAAAAATATCCTTAATAAAACCCATCGTTCTCTCCTATCTCGTTTCTCTATGTGTCGTATATTTTCCACAATGTTTACAAAATTTATTTACTTCTAGTCGTGTTGGCTTGGGGTTCCCACTAATTTTGATTGAGTAATTCCTTGAACCACAAACTGCACAAGCTAGGCTTGCTTTTTTTAGTGCCATAACGCCTCCATCTTATCTATTATAACAAGAAACCTAGGCTTTGACAAGCCTCTTAACGAAATAGATTAAGGATTGAGTCCCATATTGTCTGGGCTTTTTCTTTTATCTTAGCTTCTGAAATCGCACGGCCTGCTTCATCTACAAGATTTTGTGCACGACTACGAATATCTCCTATCGGGTCCTCAGATTGGTTTGTCTCATTTTCAACAACCTGCTTTTTCGTATTTTCAGGTTCAATCCCATTTTGTTTATAAGCATTCTCAACTGTAAAAGTGCTACCTGGAGTGTAAGGCAAAATGGTATTAGCCATACTTCTAAAGACATGGGCTGCTCCATTTGAGGTCGAACCTGCTAGATAATGACTCTCATCTGTTGTTGGGAAGCCTAGCCAGTGGCTGATTACAACATCTGGAGTATAGCCGATCACCCACTGGTCACTGGTATATTCCGGGTTGAAAACAGCTTCAGTCGTACCTGTTTTACCAGCCATAACGTAATCCGCTGGTGACGAACTAATTCCTGTACCATTGGTAAATGTTCCTAGCATCATGCTGGTCATTTTATCAGCTACAGACTTATCAATCACTCGTTTTTGGGAGTTTTTATGACTCTTGATGACCTGGCCGCTGGCATTTTCAATACGAGTGATGAAATGTGCTTCAGGCATTAGACCTCCATTGGCAAAGGCTGCATAGGCTTGCGCCATCTGGAGAGGATTCGTCTCCACACCTCCACCAAGGGCAACTCCAAGAACTCGGTCAACTTTTTCCATATTCAAACCAAATCTCTCCCCAGCGTCAAAAGCTTTGTCAATAC contains the following coding sequences:
- a CDS encoding PolC-type DNA polymerase III, which produces MASKFEILMNQLGISDQLRRDPALVDARIERVVVHKISKIWEFHFVFSNILPIEIFLELKKGLGEEFSKTGNRGVFEIKALSQEFSNELLQAYYREAFSEGPCASQGFKSLYQNLNIRAEGNQLIIEGSEAIDKEHFKKNHLPNLAKQLERFGFPVFVCHIEKNDVLTQEQKEAFHTENEQIVQAANEEALRAMEQLEQMAPPPVEEKPAFDFQAKKAAAKPKLDKAEVTQMIDVTTEENRLVFEGVVFDVEHKVTRTGRVLINFKMTDYTSSFSMQKWVKNEEEAQKFDIIKKNSWLRVRGNVEMNNFTRDLTMNVQDVQEVVHYERKDLMPEGERRVEFHAHTNMSTMDALPEVEEIVATAAKWGHKAVAITDHGNVQSFPHGYKAAKKAGIQLIYGMEANIVEDRVPIVYNEVEMDLSEATYVVFDVETTGLSAIYNDLIQVAASKMYKGNVIAEFDEFINPGHPLSTFTTELTGITDDHVKNAKPLEQVLLEFQEFCRDTVLVAHNATFDVGFMNANYERHGLPKISQPVIDTLEFARNLYPEYKRHGLGPLTKRFGVALEHHHMANYDAEATGRLLFIFIKEVADKHGVTDLARLNIDLISPDSYKKARIKHATIYVKNQVGLKNIFKLVSLSNTKYFEGVPRIPRTVLDAHREGLILGSACSEGEVFDAVVSQGVDAAVEVAKYYDFIEIMPPAIYAPLIAKEQVKDMEELQTIIRSLIEVGDRLGKPVLATGNVHYIEPEEEIYREIIVRSLGQGAMINRTIGHGEHAQPAPLPKAHFRTTNEMLDEFAFLGEELAHKLVIDNPNALAEIFEPVEVVKGDLYTPFIDKAEETVAELTYKKAFEIYGNPLPDIVDLRIEKELTSILGNGFAVIYLASQMLVQRSNERGYLVGSRGSVGSSFVATMIGITEVNPLSPHYVCGQCQYSEFITDGSYGSGFDMPNKDCPNCGHKLSKNGQDIPFETFLGFDGDKVPDIDLNFSGEDQPSAHLDVRDIFGEEYAFRAGTVGTVAAKTAYGFVKGYERDYGKFYRDAEVERLAQGAAGVKRTTGQHPGGIVVIPNYMDVYDFTPVQYPADDVTAEWQTTHFNFHDIDENVLKLDVLGHDDPTMIRKLQDLSGIDPNEIPMDDEGVMALFSGTDVLGVTPEQIGTPTGMLGIPEFGTNFVRGMVDETHPTTFAELLQLSGLSHGTDVWLGNAQDLIKQGIADLSTVIGCRDDIMVYLMHAGLEPKMAFTIMERVRKGLWLKISEEERNGYIEAMKANKVPEWYIESCGKIKYMFPKAHAAAYVMMALRVAYFKVHHPIYYYCAYFSIRAKAFDIKTMGAGLDAIKRRMEEIAEKRKNNEASNVEIDLYTTLEIVNEMWERGFKFGKLDLYRSDATEFIIDGDTLIPPFVAMDGLGENVAKQLVRAREEGEFLSKTELRKRGGLSSTLVEKMDEMGILGNMPEDNQLSLFDDLF
- a CDS encoding transcriptional regulator, with protein sequence MNLKDLYEESKGIVHKCRKDYHLHLWEKEDWDQEGMLCLYELVSRNPELLEGERHRLYVCFKTKFRNRILDYIRKQESHKRRFDKEPYEEVSEISHRLGEKGLRLDDYYLFHELLKNYKSKQSMEKQELIDRLMGGEVFRGRKALLRELSPIFSEFR
- the nusG gene encoding transcription termination/antitermination protein NusG, encoding MDSFDKGWFVLQTYSGYENKVKENLLQRAQTYNMLDNILRVEIPTQTVQVEKNGKKKEIEENRFPGYVLVEMVMTDEAWFVVRNTPNVTGFVGSHGNRSKPTPLLEQEIRDILVSMGQTVQEFDIDVEVGQTVRIIDGAFADYTGKITEIDNNKVKMIISMFGNDTIAEVNLNQIAEL
- the secE gene encoding preprotein translocase subunit SecE, which translates into the protein MGFIKDIFKLLKETTWPTRKESWRDFRSIMEYTAFFVVIIYIFDQLIVSGLIRFINIF
- the rpmG gene encoding 50S ribosomal protein L33, giving the protein MALKKASLACAVCGSRNYSIKISGNPKPTRLEVNKFCKHCGKYTTHRETR